The following coding sequences are from one Triticum aestivum cultivar Chinese Spring chromosome 5A, IWGSC CS RefSeq v2.1, whole genome shotgun sequence window:
- the LOC123108500 gene encoding aspartic proteinase Asp1, which produces MAAMRSPIIGLLLLLLPIAPSSSIKFPLEGNVYPVGHFYATLNIGEPAKPYFLDVDTGSNLTWLECHHPVHGCKGCHPRPPHPYYKPAADKLRVQCGGPLCAAMRRDVPGIPECSRKDPHRCHYEIQYVTGKSEGDLATDIISVIGKDKKNIAFGCGYNQEEPADAPPSSVDGILGLGRGKAGFAAQLKGLKMITENVIGHCFSGKGKGVLLVGDFNPPSRGVTWVPMRESLFYYSPGLAELFIDKQPIRGNPTFEAVFDSGTTYTFVPAQIYNELVSKVRGTLSESSLVEVKGRALPLCWKGKKPFRSVNDVKNQFKALSLKITHAHGTSYLDIPPQNYLIVEEDGKTCLAIRDASSDPVLKELNFILIGAVTMQDLFVIYNNESKQLGWVRAQCDKAQELESIIDSRL; this is translated from the exons ATGGCTGCCATGCGGTCTCCGATCAtcggtctcctcctcctcctgctcccaaTCGCGCCGTCTTCCTCCATCAAGTTCCCGCTCGAAGGCAATGTCTACCCTGTTGG CCACTTCTATGCTACGTTGAACATCGGTGAACCCGCGAAGCCCTACTTCCTGGATGTCGACACTGGAAGCAACCTCACCTGGCTGGAGTGCCACCACCCGGTCCACGGCTGCAAGGGCTGCCACCCG AGGCCACCACACCCATATTACAAGCCAGCAGCTGACAAGTTGAGGGTGCAATGTGGTGGCCCGCTATGTGCTGCAATGCGCCGAGACGTGCCTGGGATCCCTGAGTGCTCCAGGAAAGATCCACATCGATGCCACTACGAGATTCAGTATGTCACCGGGAAGTCAGAAGGTGACCTTGCCACTGACATCATTTCTGTCATTGGGAAAGACAAGAAAAACATCGCTTTCGG ATGTGGATACAATCAGGAGGAACCAGCAGACGCACCGCCCTCGTCGGTAGATGGCATCCTTGGACTTGGGAGGGGAAAGGCAGGCTTTGCCGCACAACTCAAGGGGCTAAAGATGATAACAGAGAATGTCATTGGACATTGCTTCAGCGGCAAAGGAAAGGGCGTCCTCCTCGTCGGGGACTTCAATCCGCCGTCCCGTGGCGTAACCTGGGTACCCATGAGAGAATCCTT GTTTTACTACTCACCTGGCCTAGCAGAGCTGTTCATTGACAAACAGCCGATAAGAGGGAATCCAACATTTGAGGCTGTATTTGACAGTGGTACCACGTACACCTTCGTGCCTGCCCAGATATACAATGAACTTGTTTCAAAG GTTAGAGGCACTCTCAGTGAATCATCACTTGTAGAGGTGAAGGGTCGTGCTCTGCCTCTATGCTGGAAAGGGAAAAAGCCATTCAGATCTGTCAATGATGTGAAGAACCAATTCAAGGCACTGTCACTAAAAATTACCCACGCCCACGGCACCAGCTACCTGGACATCCCTCCTCAAAACTACCTCATCGTGGAG GAAGACGGGAAAACGTGCTTGGCTATCCGCGATGCCTCCTCGGATCCTGTTCTGAAGGAACTGAACTTTATCTTGATAGGAG CTGTTACGATGCAGGATCTGTTTGTGATATACAACAACGAGAGCAAGCAGCTCGGATGGGTTCGTGCGCAGTGCGACAAGGCACAGGAGCTTGAATCCATCATCGATTCGCGTCTCTGA